Genomic DNA from Deltaproteobacteria bacterium:
ACCCGATGGTGTCTCCTTCATAACTTTCCACAAAACATTTGCCACGGCCACTTCATTAGATGAATAAACCATCCGGGCTGAAGGTTGAGCAATATCAAATTTGAAAAATGCAGAATCTCTTGTATCGAGATAAAAGGTTGACGGCGTTCCCGAAGCAACCGAAAGAAGAGAAGGATTATTTACGAGCGCCCAATCCTTGACGGCGGAAAGAAAAAAAGTACTCCATCCCTCGGACCAGGCAAGCCGCAAATCGAGATCGTTGCTGGAAAGAAAGTGAACACCACCGGGAGAATCGTCCCGTGAATATTTATAAGCAACAAAATGCCCGTATTCATGCCAGATAACATCATCATCAAATTCTTCATGGTCTCCTGTACTAAAACCGCTCCCTCCCAGGAGATAGACGCCCTCACCATTAATGCACTCAGGATCGGCATCGCTTGCCCTGCAAAAATAGGTGCCGTAAAAACTATTGCCGCTTTGCCAGTAGGCATTAATAAGCGGCGGGCTTGTGCCCGAAAGTGATTTAATGAACTCCCCTCCCACTGTAAGCACGTGAAGGATGTTAAAAAAACCTGACGAGACGGAAGAAACAGGGACGGTCATATCTGTGCTTACTGTGCCGCCGGGACTAACCGTTATATTTGCGCCGGCGGCGCTCTGAAGAAAGGCAGAGAGATTTTTCACCTGCACAGGCGGCACGCCTGCCCCCCCGGTTTGGGAAATAACTCTCACATATATTGAAGTAGCAGCAGAGGGCGTAAAGGACAGGTCGAATTGACCCTGCTTATCCAAATTACCGCCGGCCAGGACAACAGAAGAAGCGGAATCAACGACCTCAACGGCGGCATAGCGAATCGGCTTAAGGAGGTAAGTTCCCGTAAAGCCTCCCCGTCCGTACTCCTTATCTTCATAATGAAGGGAGCCTCTGACGGTGACCAGGGAAGCTGCCGGACTAGCAGGGGTAGCGCTTACCTCCCCTGATAAAGGACTCTCACCATGTGTGTTAACTGCCGAAATCGCATAATAATAGGTCGTGCCGTTATCAAGCGTTGAATGGAGTTGAGGCGAGGAAAGCGAACTAATGACACCATCACAGGAGGCAAAGGACACTCCCGGTGAACGAGACCAGTAGATATTATAGCTTTCCCCGGCTTTAGCGCTCCAGGAAATCGCCACTTGTCCGTCACCTGCCGCTGCATTGACACCGGAAGGAGGCGCCGGGATTGCCAGGGGAGAGGCGCCAAGCTCCATGCTTTCACTGCTTTCCAGGGCGCCATTTTTTGCCGTTACGACAAGATAATAGGTAGTATCATTTTGCAGTTCCCGGATTATCCTGGGTGATTCGTTCCACTCAAAAAGTGTCCCCCCTGCCAGACTGCCGTAATTATCTTTAGTGACACCGGATTGGGCGGCAAGATAAATATTATAACTTTCAGCCCCGGCAACAGGCTCCCAGCTAAGCGAAAGGGAGGAATTAGCGGCAACAACACGCACACCCTGCGGCACGCCTATCCCCCCCCTGTGCGAACTGTCGTCGCCACAACCTGACTGCAGGAAAAGGATAATAAGTAGAAGCGGGGAGACAATACGCTGCATCAGGAGGGGCCCTATCATCTTTTTATAGCCTCTCTTCCTGGATTTCTCTCCCCTTTCTATCTTTCTTTAGTGGAGAAGGGGAGGGGGCTTTTTTCCTGTTTACATTAAATGAGATAGAATCTGACGCAGAAAGCCTTGTTCCTTCCGAAAGAGCAATAAAGGCGGAAGCGCTTACTTTGCCGGGATTTTTTCCCGGCGCCTTCAGGGACAATTGAAAATTCTTTACCTCTCCCTTCTTTACAGGGCCTTTCCAGTTCAACTCTCCTGAAATAAGCGTCACTTTTCCATGCAGAGAGATTATTAGCGACATCTCTTCGGCATCGATATAAGATATGACACTAACGGAGAGGAAAATAATTTCATTATTTTTAGCGCCTTCCTCCTCTGCTGCCTGAAGTATTTCAACATGGAGAGGGGGTGAGGGTTTTTGAAAAGGCAACTTGCCCGAGGAATAGGCAAAGAGAGGAGCAAGAAATAAAATGGCCGCAAAAAGTGAGATAAGTCTTTTCATCGTATCCTATACTGTTAGATTTTCATAAGCAGTCTGTGTAATGTCTGCTCAGAAAATTGCTGTGACCTTACATTTGAGCGCCATTACAGAAAACGGAGAGAAAACTTTTTTCTCTATTCAACTGCCCTATTCAAGGCGGTACAAAAAAAAGGCGGGCCTG
This window encodes:
- a CDS encoding fibronectin type III domain-containing protein — translated: MIGPLLMQRIVSPLLLIILFLQSGCGDDSSHRGGIGVPQGVRVVAANSSLSLSWEPVAGAESYNIYLAAQSGVTKDNYGSLAGGTLFEWNESPRIIRELQNDTTYYLVVTAKNGALESSESMELGASPLAIPAPPSGVNAAAGDGQVAISWSAKAGESYNIYWSRSPGVSFASCDGVISSLSSPQLHSTLDNGTTYYYAISAVNTHGESPLSGEVSATPASPAASLVTVRGSLHYEDKEYGRGGFTGTYLLKPIRYAAVEVVDSASSVVLAGGNLDKQGQFDLSFTPSAATSIYVRVISQTGGAGVPPVQVKNLSAFLQSAAGANITVSPGGTVSTDMTVPVSSVSSGFFNILHVLTVGGEFIKSLSGTSPPLINAYWQSGNSFYGTYFCRASDADPECINGEGVYLLGGSGFSTGDHEEFDDDVIWHEYGHFVAYKYSRDDSPGGVHFLSSNDLDLRLAWSEGWSTFFLSAVKDWALVNNPSLLSVASGTPSTFYLDTRDSAFFKFDIAQPSARMVYSSNEVAVANVLWKVMKETPSGLNGIWDAFSDYIPAVHNAALPVNMEAFWDGWLYNEILTPSDRNALESLFKERKINYSADLYESDDTFASAGKGGAGSSEVHTLYAGDNPAITDSDYLAFDALEGLTYRISTGDLINGSDTYLKLFGRDGFTLLDENDNGIPDRNYTAPYNKSLLDGVYHENDGTTLASTIVFMPYSTGTYYLEVSTSPNRPLSAGRYGSYNISVEIQ